A region of Thermodesulfobacteriota bacterium DNA encodes the following proteins:
- a CDS encoding IS630 family transposase: protein MKTGRPKKPLVLRDEDRSQLKAIASSRSMPHSLVVRARLVLMAADGVSNTVIAQKLGLSRLSVGLWRQRYIAHGIQGLNDELRPGRPRTISDEKVASVVYKTLHTKPKNSTHWSVRSMARQMGVSAPTVNRVWRAFGLQPHRRRHFQLSTDPFFVEKVRDIVGLYLNPPDHAMVLCVDEKSQIQALDRTQPMLPMGLGYVEGVTHTYKRHGTATLFAALDIASGKVITTSKRRHRHQEYLAFLKHVDQNVPQNLDIHLVVDNYATHKHAKVKRWLALHPRYHVHYTPTYASWLNQVEIWFNLITQKAIRRGTFKSVKDLITKIDDYVKQYNKRPHPFSWTATADSILSKIERLCQYISET from the coding sequence ATGAAAACCGGACGTCCGAAGAAACCATTGGTCCTCCGGGATGAGGATCGTTCGCAGTTGAAAGCCATTGCATCTTCACGCAGCATGCCCCATTCTCTTGTCGTTCGAGCGCGACTGGTGTTAATGGCCGCAGATGGAGTTTCCAACACGGTCATCGCCCAGAAGCTAGGCCTGAGCAGACTCTCCGTCGGCTTATGGCGCCAACGCTACATCGCCCACGGAATCCAAGGCTTGAATGATGAGCTCCGACCGGGGCGACCGCGCACCATTTCCGACGAGAAGGTGGCTTCCGTGGTGTATAAGACATTGCATACAAAACCCAAGAACAGTACCCATTGGTCGGTTCGCTCCATGGCCCGACAAATGGGTGTCTCCGCCCCTACGGTCAATCGGGTCTGGCGTGCGTTCGGGCTTCAACCCCACCGGCGGCGTCATTTTCAGCTTTCCACAGATCCTTTCTTCGTCGAGAAAGTACGGGATATCGTCGGGCTTTACCTGAACCCTCCAGATCACGCAATGGTTCTGTGTGTGGACGAAAAAAGCCAAATTCAGGCCTTAGATCGAACCCAGCCCATGCTCCCCATGGGATTAGGTTATGTCGAAGGGGTGACCCATACTTACAAGCGTCATGGCACTGCTACCCTTTTTGCAGCGTTGGATATTGCCAGCGGTAAGGTCATTACCACCTCCAAGCGCCGTCATCGTCATCAGGAATACCTAGCTTTCCTCAAACACGTGGACCAGAACGTCCCCCAAAACCTGGATATCCATCTGGTCGTGGACAACTATGCTACGCATAAACACGCGAAGGTCAAGCGGTGGCTGGCCCTCCATCCACGTTACCACGTGCACTACACCCCAACCTATGCTTCATGGCTAAATCAAGTCGAAATCTGGTTCAATCTCATCACCCAAAAGGCCATTCGCCGGGGGACATTCAAGAGTGTCAAAGATCTTATTACAAAAATCGACGATTATGTCAAGCAATACAACAAACGTCCTCATCCGTTTTCCTGGACCGCAACCGCTGATTCTATCCTCTCTAAGATTGAGAGACTTTGTCAATATATTTCCGAGACATGA
- a CDS encoding homoserine O-acetyltransferase has product MSAHEFGESPVVIVDKGSVGVVETKYHSFAFPPNKLTLDNGEKLGPITVAYETYGDLNEARDNVILIEHALTASAHAAGKHNTDDRYPGWWDVMIGPGKAFDTEKYFVVCSNILGSCYGTTGPASINPETERPYAFTFPLIGIRDMVRVQRELMNHLGVNRIRGIAGGSMGGMQAIEWALLYPDMVDSIILIASAPKSTPQSIAIHKVGIQAIMDDPNWNGGNYYGKEPPNKGLAIARMIGHITYLSDEWLWQKFGRKHTDPLKMKRSLDSRFEIESYLEHQGSKFVQRFDANSYIYLLRSIDLYDAGEGYDSLHDSFKRIKCQKVFVASFSSDWLYPSYQSREIVEALKTNGIGVSYHEINSPYGHDSFLLEYEKLTSLIIDFLDSLE; this is encoded by the coding sequence GTTATCGTAGACAAAGGGTCGGTAGGGGTTGTCGAGACCAAATATCACAGCTTCGCGTTTCCGCCGAATAAATTAACCCTGGATAACGGAGAAAAGTTAGGGCCAATAACTGTTGCCTATGAAACATATGGGGACCTGAACGAAGCCAGAGACAACGTAATACTCATAGAACATGCGCTGACTGCCAGTGCGCACGCTGCCGGGAAGCATAATACAGACGACAGATATCCGGGCTGGTGGGACGTCATGATTGGCCCGGGAAAGGCGTTTGATACGGAAAAATATTTTGTAGTATGTTCCAACATACTGGGCAGTTGTTATGGAACAACCGGGCCTGCATCGATCAATCCGGAAACGGAGAGACCATACGCATTTACATTTCCTCTTATTGGAATAAGGGATATGGTGCGTGTGCAGAGGGAATTGATGAACCATTTGGGTGTGAACCGTATTCGGGGTATCGCCGGAGGTTCTATGGGCGGGATGCAGGCGATCGAGTGGGCCCTCCTTTATCCGGATATGGTGGATTCGATTATTCTAATTGCCTCCGCCCCGAAATCCACTCCACAGTCTATAGCTATCCATAAAGTAGGGATCCAGGCTATAATGGACGACCCGAACTGGAATGGTGGCAATTATTACGGCAAAGAGCCGCCAAATAAGGGGCTGGCAATAGCCCGGATGATAGGCCACATAACTTACCTAAGCGACGAGTGGCTCTGGCAAAAATTCGGACGAAAACACACAGACCCACTTAAAATGAAACGTAGCCTAGACAGTAGGTTTGAGATTGAAAGTTACCTCGAGCATCAGGGCTCAAAGTTCGTCCAGAGATTCGATGCAAACAGCTATATCTATCTCCTCCGTTCTATCGACCTCTATGATGCCGGAGAGGGTTATGATAGCCTCCATGATTCTTTCAAGAGGATAAAATGTCAAAAGGTTTTCGTGGCTTCCTTTTCTTCCGACTGGCTTTATCCCTCTTATCAGTCGAGAGAAATCGTAGAGGCGCTCAAGACAAACGGAATAGGAGTTAGCTATCATGAAATCAATTCTCCCTACGGCCATGATTCCTTCCTCCTAGAGTATGAAAAACTCACCAGCCTTATTATTGATTTTTTAGATTCTCTCGAGTAG
- a CDS encoding patatin-like phospholipase family protein produces MLKMKIGVALGGGGAKGFAHLGVLKVLAQAGIECEVVSGTSIGALVGATYAAASLEDFEKSCKKIKLTDIPMLLTPTWPKQGLFSGKKVLDLLSELIKAENIEDLEKPFAAVCVDLNDGEIVTFTSGNLTQALKASMAIPGVFTPVVIEDKLLVDGGVLEPVPVRAARSLGAEFVIAVDLLAHSHRHKKNNKVRSGKKDEIEIQGPISVPDYISKIWEKTYLGKQFNLKGKDKSHEPGILDIIQITSLVAQRGMTKYRLKEHPPDFIIRPEVADVGMFDFHRGDWIIKIGEESAKAVLPKLKEEITKHKSKCL; encoded by the coding sequence ATGCTTAAGATGAAGATAGGCGTTGCGCTTGGCGGCGGCGGGGCAAAAGGGTTCGCACACCTTGGCGTGCTGAAGGTCTTAGCCCAGGCCGGAATCGAATGTGAAGTTGTCTCCGGGACCAGCATCGGAGCGCTGGTGGGTGCTACGTACGCTGCAGCTAGCCTTGAGGATTTCGAGAAATCTTGCAAGAAAATTAAACTTACCGATATCCCCATGCTTCTTACACCCACCTGGCCGAAGCAGGGACTTTTTAGCGGCAAAAAGGTGCTTGACCTTTTGAGCGAGCTTATAAAGGCGGAAAATATCGAAGACCTGGAAAAGCCCTTTGCCGCAGTTTGTGTGGATTTGAATGACGGCGAAATAGTCACATTTACCAGCGGTAATCTGACCCAGGCACTAAAGGCGAGCATGGCTATACCTGGTGTTTTTACTCCGGTCGTTATCGAAGACAAGTTGCTGGTAGATGGAGGAGTGCTTGAGCCGGTGCCGGTGCGGGCGGCACGCTCACTTGGTGCTGAATTTGTAATTGCGGTAGACCTTCTGGCTCATTCCCATCGGCACAAAAAGAATAACAAAGTCAGGAGCGGTAAAAAGGACGAAATCGAAATCCAGGGACCGATTTCAGTACCTGACTACATCAGTAAAATTTGGGAGAAAACATATTTGGGAAAGCAATTTAATCTTAAGGGCAAAGATAAATCGCATGAACCGGGCATTCTCGATATTATCCAGATAACTTCTCTAGTAGCACAGAGAGGAATGACTAAGTATCGTCTCAAAGAACATCCTCCAGATTTTATCATCAGGCCGGAGGTGGCGGATGTGGGGATGTTCGATTTTCATCGCGGAGATTGGATAATAAAAATTGGAGAAGAATCGGCCAAAGCAGTTCTTCCTAAGTTAAAAGAAGAGATAACTAAACACAAAAGCAAGTGTTTATGA